The following are encoded together in the Streptomyces rapamycinicus NRRL 5491 genome:
- a CDS encoding PadR family transcriptional regulator — translation MSAIRLLVLGAVRQHGRAHGYQVRNDLEFWGAHEWSNAKPGSIYHALKQMAKQGLMRAHDVAPSTVGGPPRTEYELTEAGEEEYFRLLREALLRHDQKIDELTAGVGFIVDLPRDEAIALLKRRVAALEEWRAEVTRHWTPSDGTPEEWGHIGEIMKFWVHSADSGAEWTRGLIERLEGGAYVMAGEGERSVEVLPDGVTNPYAEAPGAD, via the coding sequence ATGTCAGCGATCCGGCTGCTGGTGCTGGGGGCCGTGCGTCAGCACGGGCGGGCGCACGGCTATCAGGTCCGTAACGACCTGGAGTTCTGGGGCGCGCACGAGTGGTCCAACGCCAAACCCGGGTCCATCTACCACGCGCTGAAGCAGATGGCGAAGCAAGGGCTGATGCGCGCGCACGACGTCGCGCCGAGCACGGTCGGCGGGCCGCCACGGACCGAGTACGAGCTGACCGAGGCGGGCGAGGAGGAGTACTTCCGGCTGCTGCGGGAGGCCCTGCTGCGCCATGACCAGAAGATCGACGAGCTGACGGCCGGGGTGGGTTTCATCGTGGACCTGCCCCGGGACGAGGCGATCGCCCTGCTCAAGCGGCGGGTGGCGGCGCTGGAGGAGTGGCGGGCCGAGGTGACCCGGCACTGGACGCCATCGGACGGCACCCCCGAGGAGTGGGGCCATATCGGCGAGATCATGAAGTTCTGGGTGCACTCGGCGGACAGCGGGGCGGAGTGGACCCGTGGGCTGATCGAGCGGCTCGAGGGCGGGGCGTATGTGATGGCGGGCGAGGGGGAGCGCTCGGTGGAGGTGCTGCCGGACGGCGTCACCAACCCGTACGCCGAAGCGCCCGGCGCGGACTGA